In uncultured Ilyobacter sp., a genomic segment contains:
- the tsf gene encoding translation elongation factor Ts produces MAAITAKMVKELREKTGAGMMDCKKALTEKEGNMEAAIDYLREKGMAKAAKKSGRTAAEGLVFDGVSADNKTAVLIEFNSETDFVAKNEAFINFGKKLVEISLNSEINTVEELKAVEIDGKTVETLITELIAKIGENMNLRRVEKVTTDGFVATYSHLGGKLAVIVEMSGEATDTNKAKANGIAMHVAALDPKYLNSSEVTTDDLEKEKEIARKQLEAEGKPAQIIEKILIGKMNKFYEESCLVNQIYVRAENKETVEKFAGDISVLSFKRMKVGEGIEKEESDFAAEVAAQING; encoded by the coding sequence ATGGCAGCTATCACAGCTAAGATGGTAAAAGAGCTAAGAGAAAAAACTGGTGCTGGAATGATGGATTGTAAGAAAGCACTTACAGAAAAAGAAGGAAATATGGAAGCAGCTATCGACTACCTAAGAGAAAAAGGTATGGCTAAAGCAGCTAAAAAATCAGGAAGAACAGCAGCAGAAGGACTTGTTTTTGATGGTGTTTCAGCTGACAACAAAACTGCTGTATTAATAGAATTCAACTCAGAGACTGACTTCGTTGCTAAAAATGAGGCTTTCATAAACTTTGGAAAAAAACTTGTTGAGATCTCTCTTAACAGTGAAATAAATACAGTTGAAGAGCTTAAAGCTGTAGAGATAGATGGAAAAACTGTAGAAACTTTAATAACTGAACTAATCGCCAAAATTGGTGAAAACATGAACCTTAGAAGAGTTGAAAAGGTTACTACTGACGGATTTGTAGCTACATACAGCCACTTAGGTGGAAAACTAGCTGTAATCGTAGAGATGTCTGGAGAGGCTACAGATACAAACAAAGCAAAGGCTAACGGGATAGCTATGCACGTAGCTGCACTTGATCCAAAGTACCTAAACTCATCTGAAGTAACTACAGATGACCTTGAGAAAGAAAAAGAGATCGCTAGAAAGCAACTTGAGGCTGAAGGAAAACCAGCTCAAATCATAGAGAAAATCCTTATAGGTAAAATGAATAAGTTCTACGAGGAAAGCTGTCTAGTTAATCAAATATATGTAAGAGCAGAAAATAAAGAAACTGTTGAGAAATTTGCAGGAGATATCTCTGTACTTTCATTTAAGAGAATGAAAGTTGGAGAGGGAATCGA